One genomic segment of Oncorhynchus mykiss isolate Arlee chromosome 10, USDA_OmykA_1.1, whole genome shotgun sequence includes these proteins:
- the LOC110534546 gene encoding general vesicular transport factor p115-like isoform X2: MTMNFFRGVMGGQPAGPQPTGAETIHKLCDRVASSTLLEDRRDAVRALKSLSKKYRLEVGTQAMDHLVHILQTDRSDSEILGYALDTLYNIICNDEEEEQDMAAAPPIPVSGKHKNVPVSDENAQKQEEDLGVLFTDKFLGDSENVTLLLTLLEEFDFHVRWPGVKLLTALLKNQCNQVQGVILVSPMGVSRLMDLLADSREVIRNDGLLLLQQLTKGNAAIQKIVAFENAFERLLDIITEEGSSDGGIVVEDCLLLLVNLLKNNSSNQNFFKEGSYIQRMKPWFEVGDDNSGWSAQKVTNLHLMLQLVRVMVSPVNSPGATSSCQKSMYQCGLLQQLCTILMATGVPADILTETINTVSEVIRGSQINQDYFASVKAPSNPPRPAIVVLLMSMVNERQPFVLRCAVLYCFQCFLYKNQKGQGEIVATLLPSTIDANSISAGQLLCGGLFSADSLSNWCAAVALAHALQDNLTQKEQLLRVQLATSLGKPPVSLLQQCTNILSQGDKINRRGSKVQTRVGLLMLLCTWISNCPIAVTHFLHNQENVPFLTGQISENLGEDERLVQGLCALLLGICIYYNDNSLENYTKEKLKQLIEKRIGKENFVEKLGFVTKHELYSRAAQKPQPVFPSPEQMLFDHEFTKLVKELEGVITKAVHKTSEEEKKEEEVKKTLEQHDSIVIQYKDLIRDQDTQIQELREQVSTLSLNSEQMQNQITQQQSQIQQHKDQYNILKLKLGKDSQGLSSSQGEGAHVNGLHSEELSQLREEVEELRRQHTLQHTQLSDKDSLINTLRCGAAAAAQTAEGGAGGSDNTELLGEVESLRSRVQAQCAEISQLQTERLELIRRAEAVSSDPASSSESSADTVTVSELESRLAAQTTEAERLKEECRGLREGHAGLEQQLASAQSTVAIEQTEKTKLQQEVQESKKEQDDLLMLLADQDQKILNLKQRLRDLGETIDEDEDELDARDQFGEDDDDDDDEDEDNND; the protein is encoded by the exons ATCCATAAGCTGTGTGACCGTGTGGCCTCCTCCACACTCCTGGAGGATCGCAGGGACGCTGTCCGAGCCCTTAAATCGCTCTCAAAG AAATATCGCTTGGAAGTTGGCACTCAGGCTATGGACCACCTGGTTCACATACTGCAAACTGACag GTCGGACTCTGAAATCCTTGGCTACGCTTTGGACACACTCTATAATATCATCTGCAACGATGAAGAGGAGGAACAAG ACATGGCGGCCGCACCCCCTATCCCAGTCTCAGGGAAGCATAAGAACGTGCCTGTGTCTG ATGAGAACGCCCAGAAGCAGGAGGAAGACCTGGGAGTCCTGTTCACTGACAAGTTCCTCGGCGACTCTGAGAACGTGACACTACTACTGACTCTGTTAGAG GAGTTTGACTTCCACGTGCGGTGgccaggagtgaagctgctcacCGCTCTGTTGAAGAACCAGTGTAACCAGGTCCAGGGCGTCATCCTGGTCAGCCCTATGG GTGTTTCTAGACTGATGGACCTATTAGCTGACTCCAGAGAAGTCATCCGTAATGAT GGTCTCCTGTTGCTGCAGCAGCTGACCAAAGGCAACGCGGCCATCCAGAAGATCGTGGCGTTTGAGAACGCTTTTGAGCGTCTCCTAGATATCATAACAGAGGAGGGCAGCAGTGATGGAG GTATCGTAGTGGAGGACTGTCTCCTGCTGCTCGTCAACCTGCTGAAGAACAACAGCTCCAACCAGAACTTCTTCAAGGAGGGCTCCTACATCCAGAGGATGAAGCCCTGGTTCGAGGTGGGAGACGACAACTCTGGCTGGTCCGCCCAGAAGGTCACCAACCTCCACCTCATGCTGCAG TTGGTGCGAGTCATGGTCTCCCCGGTCAACTCTCCTGGAGCCACCAGTAGTTGTCAGAAGTCAATGTACCAGTGTGGCCTGCTGCAGCAGCTCTGCACCATCCTCATGGCCACTGGCGTGCCTGCTGACATACTCACTGAG aCCATCAACACTGTATCGGAGGTGATCCGCGGCTCACAGATCAACCAGGACTACTTTGCATCTGTCAAAGCTCCCTCCAACCCCCCAAG ACCTGCCATAGTGGTGCTGCTGATGTCCATGGTCAACGAGAGGCAGCCGTTCGTGCTGCGCTGTGCCGTTCTCTACTGCTTCCAGTGTTTTCTCTACAAGAACCAGAAGGGCCAGGGGGAGATCGTAGCCACCCTCCTGCCCTCCACCATTGACG ccAACTCCATCTCGGCGGGCCAGCTGCTGTGTGGGGGCCTGTTCTCGGCTGACTCCCTGTCTAACTGGTGTGCTGCAGTGGCCCTGGCCCACGCCCTGCAGGACAACCTGACCCAGAAAGAGCAGCTCCTCCGGGTGCAGCTGGCCACCAGCCTGGGCAAGCCCCCCGTTTCCCTGCTGCAGCAGTGCACCAACATCCTCTCACAG GGGGATAAGATCAACCGGAGG GGCAGTAAAGTGCAGACGCGGGTCGGTCTCCTCATGCTGCTGTGTACCTGGATCAGTAACTGTCCCATCGCTGTCACACACTTCCTGCACAACCAGGAGAACGTCCCCTTC CTGACAGGTCAGATCTCTGAGAACCTGGGGGAGGATGAGAGGCTGGTGCAGGGCCTTTGTGCCCTCCTACTGGGTATCTGCATCTACTACAACGACAACTCTCTGGAGAACTACACCAA AGAGAAGCTGAAGCAGCTGATCGAGAAGCGCATTGGGAAGGAGAACTTTGTGGAGAAGCTGGGCTTCGTCACTAAACACGAGCTGTACTCCCGCGCTGCACAGAAGCCCCAGCCCGTCTTCCCCTCCCCTGAACAGATGCTGTTTGACCACGAGTTCACCAAGTTGGTCAAAGAACTGGAAG GCGTGATAACGAAAGCGGTCCACAAGACCAgcgaggaggagaagaaggaggaggaggtgaagaagaCTCTGGAGCAACACGACAGCATCGTCATCCAGTACAAAGATCTCATCAGAGATCAG GACACCCAGATCCAGGAGCTGAGGGAGCAGGTTTCCACCCTGTCTCTGAACAGTGAACAGATGCAGAATCAGATCACACAGCAGCAGTCCCAGATCCAGCAACACAAAGACCAGTACAACATCCTCAAACTGAAACTAG gtaaAGACAGCCAGGGTCTGTCCTCCAGCCAGGGAGAGGGAGCTCACGTTAACGGGCTCCACTCAGAGGAGCTGAGCCAGctcagagaggaggtggaggagctcCGCAGacaacacacactacaacacacacagctCAGCGACAAGGACTCACTCATCAACACActg AGGTGCGGGGCGGCAGCAGCAGCACAGACAGCAGAAGGTGGAGCGGGAGGGTCTGACAACACAGAGCTTCTCGGG GAGGTGGAGTCGTTGAGGAGTCGTGTCCAGGCTCAGTGTGCAGAGATCAGCCAGctgcagacagagagactggagcTCATCAGGAGAGCTGAGGCAGTG tcCTCGGACCCGGCCTCCAGCAGTGAGAGCTCGGCAGACACAGTTACAGTATCTGAACTGGAGAGCAGGCTGGCTGCTCAGAccacagaggcagagagacttAAG gaGGAGTGTCGGGGCCTGAGGGAGGGCCATGCGGGGCTGGAGCAGCAGTTGGCGTCGGCCCAGAGCACGGTGGCCATCGAGCAGACGGAGAAGACCAAGCTGCAGCAGGAGGTGCAGGAGTCCAAGAAGGAACAGGACGACCTCCTCATGCTGCTGGCCGACCAGGACCAGAAGATCCTCAACCTCAAGCAACGTCTCAGAGACCTGGGAGAGACG ATTGATGAAGACGAAGATGAGCTAGACGCCCGGGACCAATTCGGTGAAGATGACGACgacgatgatgatgaggatgaagatAACAATGACTAG